The Litchfieldia alkalitelluris genome has a window encoding:
- a CDS encoding pseudouridine synthase — protein sequence MRIDKLLANRGYGSRKEVKKLLKSGVVKVNGETIKDASAHFKPDEDTVTIHGETIEYKEFIYLMLNKPPGVISATEDNMHETVIDLLEVDDALFNPFPVGRLDKDTEGLLLITNDGGLSHQLLSPKKHVPKTYFAVIEGEVTEEDITAFKEGVVLDDGYKTMPAELVILKQGLTSDIEVTIMEGKFHQVKRMFEAVGKRVIYLKRLSMGELHLDETLELGEYRELTDEELSLLKKH from the coding sequence ATGAGAATAGATAAGTTATTAGCAAATAGAGGTTATGGTAGTCGAAAGGAAGTAAAGAAGCTTTTAAAATCAGGAGTAGTAAAGGTGAATGGGGAAACGATTAAAGATGCAAGTGCCCATTTTAAACCTGATGAAGATACTGTTACAATTCATGGTGAAACCATTGAATACAAAGAATTTATTTATTTAATGTTAAATAAACCACCAGGTGTCATCTCAGCTACAGAAGATAATATGCATGAAACTGTCATTGACTTGTTAGAGGTTGATGATGCCTTGTTTAACCCATTTCCTGTAGGGAGACTTGATAAGGATACAGAAGGCTTGCTTTTAATTACGAATGATGGGGGATTATCTCATCAATTACTTTCACCGAAAAAACATGTCCCTAAAACGTATTTTGCTGTGATTGAAGGTGAAGTGACTGAAGAGGATATCACTGCATTCAAAGAGGGTGTCGTCCTTGATGATGGCTATAAAACGATGCCGGCAGAACTCGTTATTTTAAAACAAGGCTTAACATCAGATATAGAGGTTACGATTATGGAGGGTAAGTTTCATCAAGTAAAACGTATGTTTGAAGCAGTTGGTAAACGGGTTATTTATCTAAAGAGACTAAGTATGGGAGAATTGCACTTAGATGAAACGTTAGAGCTTGGGGAATATCGGGAGTTAACGGATGAGGAATTATCTTTATTGAAGAAACATTAA
- a CDS encoding DeoR family transcriptional regulator, whose product MKPSTNRMLNRIKSVYMFISEKGTVSTQELVDEFGITPRTIQRDLNVLAYNDLVQSPSRGKWTTTRKKVKLSS is encoded by the coding sequence TTGAAGCCTTCAACAAACCGTATGCTAAATCGTATCAAATCCGTCTACATGTTTATTAGTGAAAAAGGAACAGTTTCGACCCAGGAGCTTGTTGACGAATTTGGCATTACTCCACGGACGATCCAGCGTGATCTGAATGTGTTAGCATATAATGACTTGGTTCAAAGCCCTAGTCGTGGTAAATGGACAACAACTAGAAAGAAAGTAAAGTTGTCTTCATAG
- a CDS encoding potassium channel family protein, translating to MFSLQRIFLKLIDLNNWILLWSSTTLILASTLIMRTLEPETFPSLFDSFWWVMTTVTTVGYGDFYPVTIAGRVYAVFLYIFGIGLIGVVIGKIIDSFTVLRKMREEGKLDYKGENHIVIIGWSKKAEYAVEEILQTDPGMEIVLIDLLEKSPIKNNRVFYVQGSATNHGILHKANISGSKAVIIFADDSIEDSLLADGKTLLIATAVERIAKDAHTTVEVLHEEHIQNFVHVHVDEFVVTHETVSRMAVRSAFTKGVSSVYSQLMSHQVGDDLYQITPKPEWLTYRDAFNALIQEGATLIATNEGINISRRLDEKILEGTVLYIICDKGTYEKIIVA from the coding sequence TTGTTTTCGTTACAGCGAATCTTTTTAAAGCTTATAGATTTAAATAACTGGATTTTATTATGGTCAAGTACAACACTCATTTTAGCAAGCACTCTTATTATGAGAACACTTGAGCCAGAAACATTCCCGAGTCTATTTGATTCCTTTTGGTGGGTAATGACAACAGTAACTACTGTTGGCTATGGTGACTTTTATCCAGTTACTATTGCTGGTCGAGTTTATGCCGTCTTTTTATACATCTTCGGAATTGGTTTGATTGGGGTAGTCATTGGTAAAATAATAGATTCATTTACTGTTTTGCGTAAAATGAGGGAGGAGGGCAAATTGGATTATAAAGGTGAAAATCATATTGTAATAATAGGTTGGTCAAAAAAGGCTGAGTATGCGGTGGAGGAGATTCTTCAAACAGATCCTGGTATGGAGATCGTATTAATAGATTTATTAGAGAAATCTCCGATAAAAAATAATCGTGTATTTTATGTGCAAGGTAGTGCAACGAATCATGGTATTTTACATAAAGCTAACATAAGTGGTAGTAAGGCAGTTATTATCTTTGCGGATGACTCTATTGAGGATTCATTATTAGCTGATGGGAAAACATTATTAATTGCGACCGCAGTTGAACGCATTGCAAAGGATGCTCACACAACTGTAGAGGTCCTACATGAAGAACATATCCAAAACTTTGTTCACGTTCATGTAGATGAATTTGTAGTAACCCATGAAACAGTGTCTAGGATGGCTGTACGTTCTGCATTCACAAAGGGAGTTTCGTCAGTTTATTCTCAGCTAATGAGTCATCAAGTTGGGGATGATTTATATCAAATTACCCCTAAGCCAGAGTGGCTAACGTATCGTGATGCATTTAACGCATTGATTCAAGAAGGTGCAACGTTGATAGCTACCAATGAAGGTATTAATATTAGCCGTCGCTTAGATGAAAAAATCCTAGAGGGGACAGTGCTTTATATTATCTGTGACAAAGGTACATATGAAAAAATAATCGTAGCATAA
- the pepV gene encoding dipeptidase PepV: MNNWYELVEKQQHEIISDTQEFLRINSVLDEGTITSNAPFGKGINEALTFLLSKGTEQGFTAKNVDGYAGHLEIGKGEEIVGILCHVDVVPEGDGWQSAPFDAEIRDGKIFARGAIDDKGPTMAAFYAMKIVNDLKLPLTKRVRMIIGTDEESNWQCVDHYFKHEEMPTLGFAPDADFPIIYAEKGIVDFDLIQIEQECEKVVTNNSVLVSFQSGRRYNMVPDFAEAKLNVAGEQTSFIEQFNEYLNRYQLRGKAILEDTVCVLHLEGKSAHAMEPNHGKNAALYLSQFLSNYEWDSKADQFLRLISSYFLNDSRGKALGIEYSDDISGELTVNVGKVSYSQEDGGVLGLNMRYPVTADIDLIKQQIEKVAEKQQFSLSHFSNSKPHHVNQDDFLIRVLQKVYEEQTGEEAKLISIGGGTYARSLKSGVAFGPLFPRREDSAHQKDEHIYIEDLLKATAIYAQAIYELAK; encoded by the coding sequence GTGAATAATTGGTACGAATTAGTAGAAAAGCAACAGCATGAAATTATTTCTGATACTCAGGAATTTCTCCGAATAAATAGTGTCCTTGATGAAGGGACAATAACAAGTAATGCTCCTTTTGGGAAAGGAATTAACGAAGCCCTTACGTTTTTATTATCGAAGGGTACTGAACAAGGTTTCACAGCAAAAAACGTGGATGGATATGCTGGACACTTAGAGATAGGAAAAGGTGAAGAGATTGTGGGAATCCTTTGCCATGTTGACGTAGTACCAGAAGGGGATGGTTGGCAAAGTGCTCCTTTTGATGCAGAAATTAGGGATGGAAAGATCTTTGCTCGTGGTGCAATTGATGATAAAGGTCCAACCATGGCTGCTTTTTATGCGATGAAAATAGTTAATGACCTTAAGCTGCCACTAACAAAGAGAGTCCGAATGATTATTGGGACAGATGAAGAAAGTAATTGGCAGTGTGTGGATCATTATTTTAAGCATGAAGAAATGCCAACCTTGGGCTTTGCGCCTGATGCTGATTTTCCAATTATTTATGCTGAAAAGGGTATTGTTGATTTTGACTTAATCCAAATCGAACAAGAATGTGAGAAGGTTGTGACTAACAATTCGGTTTTAGTATCCTTTCAATCTGGTCGACGCTACAATATGGTACCGGATTTTGCAGAAGCGAAGTTAAATGTGGCTGGCGAGCAAACGTCTTTCATTGAACAATTTAATGAATATCTTAATAGATATCAATTGAGGGGGAAAGCGATTCTTGAAGACACAGTATGTGTTTTACATTTAGAGGGTAAGTCGGCACATGCGATGGAGCCAAATCATGGTAAAAATGCTGCACTGTATTTGTCTCAGTTTCTTTCAAATTATGAGTGGGACTCCAAGGCTGATCAGTTTTTACGTCTGATAAGCTCTTACTTCCTGAACGATTCACGCGGAAAAGCGCTTGGTATCGAGTATAGTGATGACATTTCAGGAGAATTAACTGTGAATGTAGGAAAGGTTAGCTATTCACAAGAAGATGGAGGAGTACTGGGGTTAAATATGAGATACCCAGTAACGGCGGATATAGACTTGATAAAACAACAAATTGAGAAAGTTGCTGAAAAACAACAATTTAGCCTAAGTCATTTTAGTAATTCGAAGCCACATCATGTGAATCAAGATGATTTTTTAATTAGAGTGTTACAAAAAGTCTATGAAGAACAAACAGGAGAAGAAGCAAAATTAATTTCAATCGGCGGGGGGACATATGCCCGTTCCTTGAAGAGTGGTGTAGCATTTGGGCCTTTATTCCCTAGAAGAGAGGATTCTGCACATCAAAAGGATGAACATATTTATATTGAAGATCTTTTAAAAGCAACAGCAATTTATGCTCAAGCCATCTATGAGTTAGCAAAATAA
- a CDS encoding MFS transporter codes for MEAILRQTKSSQEKRSNVTFSLVYFFFFFGLGSLTPLLSVYLKGDIGLTGTQIGMIMSITPVVMIIAQPMWGMLTDYTQKPRIILSFTLIISAIIGIIYSSVSSYLALILVAAILSFFQSSIIPIADSLTISYVQKVKGNYGALRLWGAVGFAIAVLFAGRLSEMFTMSVIFYCYSVMLFITALLTWKMPGERSSVQVDLKKGINTLMKMPKFVLFLLATFMIFGPISANNVYFGLLITDIGGTLTGVGIAFLLGAGSEAPFMKVAGNWIERLGMLKVLGLAGLVSGLRWVLYFFDPSLTLIYITTIAQGISVGLFIPAALQYVRDISPKSVNATAVSLYAAIGNGLGSWFCTYVGGIIFDLSGILTVYLFFSLITGIGLVILFVINFIDKKKKVMATQTT; via the coding sequence ATGGAAGCCATTTTAAGGCAAACGAAATCTTCGCAAGAAAAAAGGTCCAACGTAACCTTCAGTTTGGTTTATTTTTTCTTCTTTTTTGGACTTGGTTCTTTAACGCCGTTATTATCGGTATATTTAAAAGGAGATATCGGATTAACAGGTACACAAATTGGTATGATTATGTCCATCACACCTGTTGTGATGATTATCGCCCAACCGATGTGGGGAATGCTCACAGATTATACTCAAAAGCCAAGAATTATCCTGTCTTTTACCCTGATCATTTCAGCAATTATCGGAATCATCTACTCTAGTGTAAGCTCATATTTAGCTCTTATTCTAGTTGCTGCGATTTTATCATTTTTTCAAAGCTCAATTATTCCGATAGCAGATAGTTTAACCATTTCATATGTCCAGAAGGTGAAAGGAAATTATGGAGCATTACGTCTCTGGGGAGCAGTAGGGTTTGCTATAGCCGTGCTATTTGCTGGACGCTTATCGGAAATGTTTACTATGTCAGTGATTTTCTACTGCTATTCGGTCATGTTATTTATAACTGCATTGCTCACATGGAAGATGCCAGGGGAACGCTCGAGTGTTCAAGTTGATTTAAAAAAAGGGATTAACACCTTAATGAAAATGCCTAAGTTTGTTTTATTCCTTTTAGCCACCTTTATGATTTTTGGGCCAATAAGCGCAAATAACGTGTATTTTGGCCTTTTAATTACAGATATAGGAGGAACATTGACTGGTGTAGGAATCGCCTTTTTATTAGGGGCTGGAAGTGAAGCACCCTTTATGAAGGTTGCTGGGAACTGGATTGAACGTCTAGGTATGCTTAAGGTTCTAGGATTAGCAGGTTTAGTTTCAGGGCTTAGATGGGTTCTGTATTTTTTTGACCCATCATTAACCTTGATCTATATAACGACTATCGCTCAAGGGATTTCAGTTGGTTTATTCATACCAGCAGCACTACAATATGTCAGAGATATCTCACCTAAATCCGTCAATGCAACTGCTGTATCTTTATATGCAGCCATTGGTAACGGATTAGGAAGCTGGTTTTGCACCTATGTTGGAGGAATAATCTTTGACCTTTCAGGAATATTAACGGTTTATCTCTTCTTCAGCTTGATAACAGGTATTGGTTTGGTGATTTTATTTGTCATCAATTTCATTGATAAAAAGAAAAAGGTAATGGCAACTCAGACTACTTAA
- a CDS encoding sigma factor-like helix-turn-helix DNA-binding protein has protein sequence MTAKLRLVNREDQKSRLESDNKHDFLDLYSKLQRYCYFLSKNKWDGEDLAQETIAKAWKQYPKKCDITSALLNKIAYHQWVDQLRKKKEIITDDNLEQHKSASFNIDNLMYSAHLLLQLTPNQAVSYLLKEAFLYKSKEIAEMMDTTEMAVKASLHRAKKRLEKLKEDEEENVEANEEIEELVYLFQTALLNEDPSVLIKAIPTLRSLDEIQVNLTPKPSAPFTLSLAA, from the coding sequence ATGACTGCAAAGCTGAGGTTAGTTAACCGAGAAGATCAAAAGAGTAGGCTTGAAAGTGATAATAAACATGACTTTCTTGATTTGTATTCAAAGCTACAGAGGTATTGCTATTTCCTATCAAAGAATAAATGGGATGGAGAGGATTTGGCTCAGGAAACCATTGCAAAAGCATGGAAACAATACCCGAAGAAGTGTGATATTACATCAGCATTGTTAAATAAGATTGCGTATCATCAATGGGTTGATCAACTTCGAAAGAAAAAAGAGATAATAACAGATGATAATCTTGAGCAACACAAAAGTGCTTCATTTAATATTGATAATCTTATGTATTCAGCGCACTTGCTACTTCAATTAACACCAAACCAAGCAGTGAGTTATTTATTGAAAGAAGCTTTTCTTTATAAATCGAAAGAAATAGCGGAAATGATGGATACAACTGAAATGGCAGTTAAGGCATCATTACATCGTGCGAAAAAACGCCTTGAAAAGCTAAAAGAGGATGAGGAAGAAAATGTTGAAGCAAACGAAGAAATAGAAGAGCTTGTTTATTTATTTCAAACAGCTCTATTAAATGAAGATCCATCAGTATTAATTAAGGCGATTCCTACTCTAAGATCTCTTGATGAAATTCAAGTTAACTTAACACCTAAGCCAAGTGCTCCTTTTACCTTATCATTAGCCGCATAA
- the clpP gene encoding ATP-dependent Clp endopeptidase proteolytic subunit ClpP gives MGTIPYVIEQSSRGERSYDIYSRLLKDRIIMIGDEINDSVANSVVAQLLFLAADDPDKDISIYINSPGGSTTAGFAILDTMQYIKPDVRTICIGMAASFGALLLLSGTEGKRYALPNSEIMIHQPLGGARGQATEIEISARRILKLKQHINEIISERTDQPIDRVAKDTERDYFLSAEEAKEYGIIDEVIRGK, from the coding sequence ATGGGTACAATACCATATGTAATTGAACAATCGAGCCGTGGAGAGCGTTCATATGATATTTATTCACGTTTATTAAAAGACCGGATTATTATGATTGGTGATGAAATTAATGATAGTGTTGCAAATAGTGTTGTGGCACAATTGTTATTTTTAGCTGCTGATGATCCTGATAAAGATATTTCAATTTATATAAATAGTCCTGGGGGTTCTACGACTGCTGGATTTGCGATCTTGGATACAATGCAATATATTAAACCTGATGTTCGAACGATTTGTATAGGGATGGCTGCTTCTTTTGGAGCATTATTATTGTTATCGGGGACAGAAGGTAAACGGTATGCCTTGCCAAATAGTGAAATCATGATTCATCAGCCACTTGGAGGAGCAAGAGGCCAGGCAACTGAAATTGAGATTTCTGCAAGGCGAATCTTGAAGCTTAAGCAGCATATCAATGAAATCATCTCTGAACGAACCGATCAACCTATTGACCGTGTGGCAAAGGATACAGAACGAGATTATTTCTTAAGTGCAGAGGAAGCAAAAGAATATGGGATTATTGATGAGGTCATTAGAGGTAAGTGA
- a CDS encoding PadR family transcriptional regulator produces the protein MFNRELVKGSTSLILLQLLTEKDMYGYEIVKEMEKRSGHVLQVKEGTLYPALHKLEKQEYIESYWCETEKGPARKYYKITNTGKEILQQKTSEWQSFVNVVDKVIGRKGYDSI, from the coding sequence ATGTTTAATCGTGAATTAGTAAAAGGAAGTACTTCGTTAATCTTGCTACAATTATTAACGGAGAAAGATATGTACGGTTATGAAATCGTTAAAGAAATGGAAAAACGGAGTGGGCACGTCCTTCAAGTAAAGGAAGGAACTCTGTATCCAGCTTTACACAAGTTAGAGAAACAAGAATATATTGAGTCATACTGGTGTGAAACTGAAAAAGGTCCTGCACGTAAATATTATAAAATTACGAATACAGGAAAAGAGATATTACAACAAAAAACAAGCGAATGGCAAAGTTTTGTAAATGTCGTTGATAAAGTGATTGGGAGAAAGGGTTATGATTCAATCTAA
- a CDS encoding DUF4153 domain-containing protein, with the protein MKIITNYPFVLCCLVLALAAEICLLSEPVGISYLVFISAFYMFFFYWFRNVSFSHKRISGLIFVSIYLLTITFFTYSNEFFNSINFVLIPVLVFIHIVLLTSFHHIKWNSVSFLILLQKKVSQLFSCIKITFRFTGRKLKRNIGESTYKTSKKIVLGIILSIPILLVVTFLLLIADARFASLLFLIPNRLLHFDLSFVPRFIRVLLIALGLYGLFKIISKKTLVIENNKTHKRNWDTIILTTVLIFLNLIYLLFTVVQFQYFFNGSLEVGFSYSEYARRGFFELMIVTLINYAILMGTITFVKRHELTIVKLMLTLLIFFSGVMLTSAFFRLMMYEQAYGFTASRLLAHSFMIYLVVVFGFTLIKVWANKLTLSHFYLIFTLIFYLGLNLISLDQLIVTKNIERFEETGKIDIKYLSTLSYSVVPDLVELHKNHPEIPGLDMILNEKRINLLQVNSWQSYNLSKQAALKAINKLE; encoded by the coding sequence ATGAAAATAATTACGAACTACCCATTTGTTTTATGTTGTTTGGTACTTGCTTTGGCGGCAGAAATTTGCCTATTGTCTGAACCTGTAGGTATTTCCTATTTAGTGTTTATTAGTGCTTTTTATATGTTCTTTTTTTACTGGTTTCGAAATGTGTCGTTCTCTCATAAACGAATAAGCGGTCTTATTTTTGTTTCCATTTATCTATTAACAATTACTTTCTTTACTTATTCGAATGAATTTTTTAATTCAATCAATTTTGTGTTAATTCCAGTTTTAGTTTTTATACATATTGTCTTATTGACGAGCTTTCATCATATTAAATGGAATTCTGTTTCCTTTCTCATTTTGTTGCAGAAAAAAGTTTCACAACTCTTCTCCTGTATAAAGATTACTTTCCGATTTACAGGAAGAAAGCTGAAGCGAAATATCGGTGAATCTACATACAAAACAAGTAAGAAAATAGTATTAGGGATTATTTTATCCATACCAATTTTACTTGTGGTTACTTTTTTGCTTTTAATCGCAGATGCAAGGTTTGCGTCGTTATTATTTTTAATCCCTAACAGATTGCTGCATTTTGATTTATCTTTCGTCCCGAGGTTTATTCGAGTTTTACTGATTGCACTAGGATTGTATGGGTTATTTAAAATCATTTCGAAAAAAACACTAGTAATTGAAAATAATAAAACACATAAGAGAAACTGGGATACAATCATACTTACAACAGTTCTCATATTTTTGAATCTGATTTACCTGCTATTTACGGTCGTGCAATTTCAATACTTTTTTAACGGGTCACTAGAGGTAGGCTTCTCATATTCGGAATATGCAAGACGTGGCTTCTTTGAATTAATGATTGTTACTTTGATTAATTACGCAATTCTAATGGGTACCATTACATTTGTAAAACGACACGAATTAACGATTGTTAAATTGATGCTGACCTTATTGATATTTTTTAGTGGAGTTATGCTAACATCAGCCTTCTTCAGACTGATGATGTATGAGCAAGCTTATGGGTTTACCGCATCAAGACTATTAGCACATTCCTTTATGATTTACTTAGTGGTTGTATTTGGTTTTACTTTAATAAAAGTTTGGGCTAACAAATTAACACTTTCTCATTTTTATCTCATTTTTACACTAATCTTTTATTTAGGCTTAAATCTAATCAGCTTGGATCAATTAATTGTCACTAAAAACATCGAGCGGTTTGAGGAAACTGGAAAAATCGATATAAAATACTTAAGTACTTTATCTTATTCAGTTGTCCCGGATCTAGTGGAACTGCATAAAAATCATCCTGAAATCCCAGGGTTAGATATGATATTAAATGAAAAGAGAATTAACCTATTACAAGTTAACTCATGGCAATCTTATAATTTATCAAAGCAAGCAGCCCTAAAAGCCATTAATAAGCTTGAGTAG
- a CDS encoding type 1 glutamine amidotransferase family protein → MIQELGVIQGVHCPHYNDHEIAKKFDKHILMSNHTGIAIEENCAIEFNEGLFRIIKSDSNAKAYKLVVKEDELQKTELTNITEYLPLEFLYR, encoded by the coding sequence TTGATTCAGGAGTTAGGGGTTATTCAGGGAGTACATTGCCCGCATTATAATGACCATGAAATCGCAAAAAAGTTTGATAAGCATATTCTTATGTCAAATCATACTGGCATTGCTATTGAAGAAAACTGTGCAATTGAATTCAATGAAGGATTGTTTAGAATTATAAAATCTGACTCCAATGCGAAAGCATACAAACTAGTTGTCAAAGAGGATGAGCTTCAAAAAACTGAATTAACAAACATAACCGAGTACTTACCGCTTGAATTTTTGTACCGGTAA